The genomic stretch GGTATTGATTATGTGTTCTGCAGTGCACAAAATGTTTGTTGAACTTGTACCTCATTCTGTGGTAATGAGGGGAGTGAATATGTATCTCCATATTTGTCTCAGTTGTATTATTGAATGGATTTTATGAACTTCTGTAAATTAAAAGTTGTTTTATTCTCAGAGGAGTGCTGAGCTCCTCTCTAATCTTACATGGAAGATATCTTGGTTTATATATAAGCTTGAGAGCACCCCAGAATGGAAGTTTTGCCTATGGAAGTCATTGCATGTGTGGGATGGGCTGAGCATTTGTTGTCTTGACAATGAATTGACATATGGGAGTCTTACCAAAACATAAATACACCATGAAAGAGGAAACctcccagaataaaatgtattttatttcaaaataaatagTTAGTACAGTTCTTTGACAGTATGCCATTTTATTAAAATACAGCAGGCTAAGAACATTTCAAAGGCATTGCAAAAAATGTACCTTAAAAGTTCAGGCATGCAGCTGAGGTATTTCTCAAGGCATCCCCTTATCATACATGTATAGAAGCTGGCACACAACCAGTGATCTCTGagaaacaggaagcacatggacctTTCCCTGCCAAAAGCAATCACGCGACATTAAAGCCCAATTGTTGTGCAAATAGAACCTCTTTGTGGCTTCTACCTCTGCCCACTTTCCTTTTCTAGAAAAGGTTCCCTCACTTCCACCCTGCGACAGGAAGTGGGTGAATCTTTCCATTTAACATTTCTGTGGCGTGAGGAAGAGTtggaatctgttttttttttcctttctgtcgGTCATTTCCTGTCCACTGGACCACCAGGCTTCACAGGAAAACATGGAATTCCCAGGACAGTAAATGAGAGAAAAGTGGCGCTGGTGCTCTTCACCCGCTGGATCTAAGCAGTGCACCATAAATATGAGTTACTGATGTGATAATGTTGTATAGTATGAAGCTTTGCCACCGGTTTGCGGTCATGCGTTTGCATTTAAGACCCTGTCTggcaatttttgtatttttattttttaatgctgGCCATTCCCTGCcttttaaaagtttaaaaaaaaataagatgttTGCTAGAGAGTCCATAGCTACCTTATTTTCCCAGCAAACAGAAGCAGTCACATGACAACATGTAACGTATGTCACCTATTATTGGAAGTCTCCCTAGGGGACTCACCCAGACTCTGCCAGGCATAGGAGATGAACAAGGTGCAATGATgatcactgctgctgctgttcacAAGGAAATGAAGGCATGTTAGCACTTGTAAAATACTTTATCTTTTCCTAAACTTGATAGAGAGGAAGTTCCAAAGGTCAAAACATGCTTTTAAAATTGCTTCCTGAATGGTATTCAGTGAAGTTGAAAGTGGGTCCGGATAGGCCTTAAAATACAGAAAGAAACATATTTTATAGCTGATgaaacatatctatatatatatatatatatatatatatatatatatatatatatatatatatatatatatgtagcttATGTAACATAATTTACATGGAGATCTTGAATGTACTACCTAGTTACAGTAACTAATGTCAAAGGTAGTTTTCTAAAATTCCTAAAGATCTGTGTCTGTTAGGTAAGATTCCCTTTGTTAATTATACTTATTTAAACGTCTGGTTATATAGCAAACAAAACTGATCTCCTTCATTTGGCCCGGTCTTCATAAAGGTGCAATGATGGTTaagggtacctaaagtgaaaTGATGAGATTAACGTGTAAATAAAGTTCCAGTCCTACTTAGGACCAGTAAGGGTTGGGAATTCAGGGCTGTAAAGGACACTTTCTCTGAAGTCAGACTGTGCTGGCACCGTTGTGCAACTCTCTCTGATAACTAATTAGAGCTGCTAcagcttcctgcacacactagatGGTTCTCTGCTAAAGTGCCTGGTCAGGGCTGCCTCTCTCAAAAATCCATTGTGTGTACACTGGGAGACAGTTTTGTCTGTGTGTACAAGGTTTAATAAATATTTCTGAATGCAGGGAATAGTCAAGTATGTTCAATAGTCATACATATGAAATTCacagctggactgagcaactttcagtaagtacttttgaaaataaagaaaagtctgagaatccccatggggagatggacttgtccaaaatagTAGTTTctttcttcaggtttgctttaggctaggttcacagtgggacgttacaggcgcacgttagtgcagcctgtaacgcagccccaccgcacagtaatgaaaaatcaatgggctccaCGTCaacagaaagtactgcatgcagtgcgttataggcggctaagccgcgttagactgtgcgcacatgctcagtagtgttggggaggagtggagagcggccaggcacatggctaattaatattcactgcacggtgtgcagcgccgctctgtgcggcgattggccgggcgggaccacatgatgccgcatgcgtccaagagtacgcattgcggccagagtgagctgcacaacacggctcactctgacgtccacatcagttgcgttaggggcacgttatgtgccctataacgtcccctaaacgcaacgtcccactgtgaacctagcctgaaggtTTTCGGAGCCTACTTTTAAATAGGGAGTATGAACCATAAATCATGATAATCTCTATAAAATAGATGCCTTCAGAGTTGATATTTAAAAAGCTTGAtgcctttctgaaaaaaaaaaaaaagtctctcctTGCAGAATATGTGCTCCATGTAAAACTAACAAATGCAACTGATTTTAGTGGACACAAAACTCGCACCATTCCTTGAGATCTTTGTGTACACTTATTCACATGCATTGTTCAAGATTCCTGTGAGAAAGTAAACATAACTTATAAAGTGTTTTTTAGTAtcccaaaaaaagtttttttttgttttttgtttttttttaatgataaccATAGACCAGAGTAAGCTGGTGTTTTCCCTATTCTCTGCTTCTATGGTAATATTACAGTACACAGGCATAACATAGATCCACCGCATGCTGGAGTTACAGGGATGCCAGGAGCTATCTGCTGATCATTACTGTTCATTTATTGCAAACTCCATTAACAACAttttgatatttaaaaaaatatctgtAGAAAATGTTAacaaaaagtactaaaataaGATGAAGGAACAAGTCCCTTAATTTAGTATTCTGgttgtataatggatatgttgatTTCTGTAGGCCTTTCTTTTCCCAGTATCTTTATCAGCTCTGTTGCCATTAGCATGCCAATGTCTAATGATTCTTGGACCTGGAggaggaaattgacatctattataACATACCAGAAGGACCAATAGATAGGTTAATTATCATTGAGATCAgtgtctaaggccacatacacacatcagaccatagtcttttgaaaatgaaaaatcacagaccaattttacccccttccatgtagtatgagagccatactacactctccatcagaaaaaaatctttgcaagatgctgcacacacagatgctgtacagacacaaaagatcagtatctgcaaaagatctgttcctgccaaagatccgttcctgcaaattgcattcattgtctgagatctgcagatcatcatacacaccttgtttaactgacatacatctgcagatcagacaatcatctgcagatatgaaaatccatcctggtggatctgatctgcagatgaatgtctgttaaggtgtgtatgatgatctgcagatctcatagaccatgaatgcattttgcaggaacgggtcttttgcaggaacagatcttttgcagatactgatcttttgaatgtctacagcatctttgtgtgcagcatcttgcaaagttttatgtctgatagggagttcagctccatagaatagactgtgtaggtatggctctcatactacatggaagggggtaaaattggtctgtgatctttcattttcaaaagactatggtctgatgtgtgtatgaggccttagactaatgctacatatacacttgaaagataaatgaaagatatcagaccaattttaccccattctatgtagtatgagagccatacctacacagtctattctatggagccgcactccccatcagataaaatctttgcaagatgctgtacacattccaaagatcattatctgcaaaagatctgttcctgcaaaatacattcatagtctatgatatctgcagatcctcatacacaccttgtttaacagaccatcatctgcagatccgatccaccaggatggattttcagatctgcagattgtcagatatgcagatgaagtctgttaaacaaggtgtgaatgatgatctgcagatctcatagactatgaatgcattttgcaggaatggttcttttgcaggaacagatcttttgaagataatgatcttttgaatgtcgacagcatctttgtgtgcagcatcttgcaaagattttatctgatggggagtgcagctccatagactagactgtgtagagtatggctctcgtacagcatggaagggggtaaaattggtctgatatctttcatttatctttcaagtgtgtatgtagcataagtctGGCTGTTCGTTAATCACATCTGTAGAAAGGAGCCATACCTTCAGACAGTCTTATTTGGCTTATAATAACTGCTTTCATGACCGTTTGCCTCTTTCTATgtatgttaaaataaaaaaaaaaacctacctaTAAATACCCAACTTTCCAAAGGTTTTACCAGTCCTAATTCGCTAttgttaaatgcattttaaaaatttTAGTCTAAgcaattaagtttttttttcccctcctaccaAACCTTAAGATGCAGTCCTTTCTCCATACTTACGATTTTGGAAAATCCACTATATACTCCCCTGCAGGTGAGCCACGAATTGGTTGTaaatctccattgatggacaaAATCAATTACATACAGTCAATTATATCAGTCGTACCATtggattttcgtcgaaccaaaatttggatttttcttGTTGGttatgatagataggaagcaaagattggtttgttgatggtgtagtgaatgatttcacttccgatcagaatttctgatttatcaaacaatttttcgctagagattggattgttagtggccaccttaagatttgGAAGCCATGTGATTCCCTTCCAATCCAATAACGCTGCTCTTCCTCATCACATGAATTCCACCTTTGCTGTTATGTCACATGCCCCCTCCCTCAGGGTGGAATAGGAGGAGGATTGACTGGCAGGCCAGCCATGACTTCCCCCAAATACCCCTTCAGATACGTTTAGTAATACAACAGGTTTGCGTTACTCAATTCATTGTGACCTAAAACATTTCATGATTGTGGCATGCAAAGCTCCAAAAGAAGTGGATAGAAATTCATATAGTTACCCCTTGTTCTGTTACTCTGCTGAGGCAGACACTGTTAACTTATGGTGCTCTCAGAATTATTCTGAATTATCCATTCAATCGCATCCCAACCCTGAAATAACAGAAAAGATTTCAAGATAGAAGAATATAAAACAGGGCTCAGGTGATTTCTTGCTGGGAATTTGAAAAAAAttactgttaaagtgaacctccagactaaatctactcagcagaactgaaaaggcttggtgtttctttaacagtttcacaacatcagaactttgtttttcttatagaagtctcatttttatctgcatttttagctaagctccgccccatcaaagaaaactgcccgggctttttattccctgatgctgtgcaaagcatgatggtatttcctatgttgttattcacgttgcctagcaactgggaggggagatcaggacacaggacagttggaactgtgtctcatgctccctgtcaccttctttcaaccaaaaagatggctgctcttatgaaatcacaaacctttgcctgttcttttaaatcagggtgggtaagagattatattacctatctattttaattaacataactaatgtaacttaatgactatgtttgtttaggctgaagttcctctttaagaaggtcAGAATAAATTGAACATATTTACAGTAAAAGAGCTTGAAGGTTTTCCTGACAAAGTACTGAGTTGGTGAATTGGAGCCTGAGGATTTCCTGACAAGGTACTAAGCTGGTGAATTGGAGCCCGAGGATTTCCTGATAAGGTactgacagggccggatttaccataaggcacgtgtctacaggcgcctgataatgaaaAGGTGGCTAAATCTCCTCCCttagtgcctctctccctctttccctttacagagtcctgatgagagtgtaagtgagaggttacttaccctgctctctgcattccactgaccagaacatccttcagtcagggacacctctagctacttaatattgaaggtacctctggctaactaatgctaagggacacctgtagctacttatgatgtgtaagggagaagtgacagcttggccagccagcacacttgttgttcggtggggggtttgtaggttcatggagggcagagtctagggagccaggacatctgtgcctataggctcctgtgaggtaaatccaggcctgggtaCTGAGCAGGTGAATTGGAGCCTGAGgatttcctgacaaggtaccgagcTGGTGAACTGAAGCCTGAGGATTCCCTGGCattgaagcaggaaaaaaggccaCAGGAGGACTTTCTGAAAAAACAGCGTTGCCATAGGCGCCTAAAATAAAAGCCGCATTTTGTGGCATgacagggaaatttgggcgcacaatGCCGCTAGCGGGTGCCTCAGGGCATTTGCCTTCTTTGCCGCAAAACGCAGCTTTTAGAGCGGCCGTTATATGCAGCTCTGAGGGTGCAATTCCGGCGGACAAGCTTGTGGAAAACCAAATTGTGGAGCACCCGCTATGTCAGGCCAGGGAGGTGGCAGATCCgatgtcacaaggccgattctgcatagatttcagcatgaaattcatCAGGAagaggcctgtggtgtatggccaagcaacagatctctctctgatcagatttgatcagaatgaTATCTGTCTCTTGGTGGATCTGCCCATATATCgtgtgatgtatgggcacctttactcatATTTTACAAGTCCTAACTACGAGCGTTACACTGATACAGGcacataaaggaatgatttgcataatcACACACTcagcagcagagccgggacaaggtcctcctgtacccaaggctgagacatcaaagccccccccccccccccccaatccatcctactccagccatcacacgctgattgctattagacttaaaggggaacttcagcctaaacaaacatactgtcatcaagttacattagttatgttaattagaatggataggtaatataatctcttacccaccgtgttttaaaagaacaggcaaatgtttgtgattcatgggggctgtcaTCTttgtcatctttttggttgaaaggaggtgacaaggagcaggagacacagttccaactgtcctgtgtcctgattacccctcccagctgcacatgctaggcttcaaatgtcaaattcaaaatgtaaagaaaaaaaaaattgcaccaaaacagcagaacgagaacaacaaaatcagaaatcccatcatgctttgcacagcatcaggggaagttttcttctgtgcagctaaaaatgaggcttgtataagagaaacaaagttctgatgctgtgaaactgttaaagaaagaccaggccttttcagtgctgctgagtcgatttttagtccggaggttcactttaagctacgtacacacatgcgacaacaatcgttcgttgtgaacgacgaacgaacttttaattgacgaaagaacgacctaagttcgtttttaaaggtgtgtaacgatctgatcgttagaacgaacattacatcacgtaaagcaactattgtgcttgcgcataaaaaaatgagaaaaatgagtttgtttttaacgatctagctcatccgtcgttagacttaatggtcgatggctgcttttttttttaacgatcgtcgtttgaaatgatcggggaacgatcgtttcaaacgactatagtcgcatgtgtgtacgcaccttcagaggtgccccagggcacccaacaccttaatctctagttctctgactgcagtcactgccatgtatcccttttctgatttctctttgcttcaaacacaataggggaatgatagctgagtgagttgtgcgccccctactacactgtgccctgaggctggagcctctctcgcctctgcctcagccctgctcAGCAGACAGGATGCatgctttaaattacttttttgttCACATAAAGCAAAATAATTGTCAATCACTTATGTTTTAAGAGGTTTATTTATATTTAACAATACATTGTTTAAGTTAATGAGCATGCCATCACCTAGTGCATTAGGATGTATAATATCCTACACTGTACTGTATTACTGTTTTAGCTGGCAAACCTAATTTTCAACTTTCAGATGTACCCATGCAGATTACCTTTCTGGCATTGGAGGATATTGTGCTAGCCATCATTCCTTCCAGGTAACTGCTCAGGCTGACGCCTTTCACAGTAATTATGGCTTCTTGAGTCAGTACTGTCCTGCAGAGACAAACCACATATCCATGTTACAATGTATGGAAGCATGCCACCAGTCTTACACACTAGTAAGTGCTGTTCCTCCCTCTTAAAGCACaaatgaagtgagaaaaatatggcggctgccatgtttatttacttttaaacaataccagttgcctggcagccctgctgatctatttggctgcagtagtgtctgaatcacaccaaaaacaatcatgcagctaatcttgtcagatctgacaatgtcagtaataccttatctgctgcatgcttgtttagggtgtaTGGCTGGAGGTAttaggaggcagaggatcaggatagctgggcaactggtattgcttaaaaggaaataaatatgggtgtctccatatccctcttgctataGTTGGCCTTTAAGCAATCATTTTAGATTGTTAGTGATACATGACTTGCATTGCACCAGTAGCTAAGAGTAAATCACAGAAACTTGTGTGAAACTAATTGATTAGCCATCCCACTAAGTCAATGTAAGGGAGTTGTATGTAATCCTATTtgcctgggtttcctccagtTTGCTTATGAAAGATGGTAATTTAATTGGCATCTGACCTTACTGTGTATGGCTATAGTACATGCATTAGATTATTATAGCACGTAATATGCAAATGTAGGTGCTCTAACTATCCAGCACCTCTTAAACCAATCCGTTTCCCTGCAGGGATAAAAGAACAAATGAGCAAGAGTGTGTGTGGTGCTAGCTATACCACATTAAGCACACTGGCATATTTTCCCTTCTCCCTCCGGAGTTGTGAGCGGGGTGAAAGGGAATGGTTAACTCACCTAATCGCTGCTTCCAGCATCGGGTGTCTCCGCGGCCACAGCGGCGTCATGTAAGACACCATCAGGACGTGCCAGCGTCTAATACGCTGGCCTATAAAGTACGCTGGCATGTCCTGACGGCGTATCACATGACGCCGCTGTGACCATGAATACCCaaaaggaaaccgagagcccaatatagtgtagtatctcaGTGACAATTAATCAGGTGTACAACAAagtaatggttatactcacaaacgtgggtcgccacaaaggcaaccactggataagcggGCGAGgaaaattataacctgaccccgctcaggtttaagacgtcgctctctgtagacaggaaggaatggggatacacccctccaccaagggtggactagacaatttgtaaagctgtaacacagaggcgccaagtagagtaaaatcgattaaaaactgtttaaaaggggaagctggtggactcacctccctcgtagaaagaaagaccggacaatgggacgttcctcacagtataaagtaacttcttattaaaagctccaaagttgcaacgcgtttcatgggtcacaatcccgcttcatcaggctaaaATTTTTGGAGGCTACTAGGGGAGGGAAACAAAGGGGAAAATGGGTTGCCAGAGGAACACTTAAAACAAGCACCCAAAAATGCAACAGTATACAAGTAATTTGCATTATTTTACATTATATTATTACCTGTATACTGTTTCCCCTTTGTTTCCCTTCCCCACTACCCTCCAAaaatgtttgcctgatgaagcgggattgagacccgtgaaacgcattgcaactttggagcttttaatacaaagttactttatactgtgagtaacgtcccattgtccggtctttctttctacgagggaggtgagtccaccaacttcccccttttaaacagtttttaatcgattttactctacttggcgcctctgtgttactGCTTTACAAATTCCCTACACCCTGCTCACAACCCCGTAGGCAGGGAAGGGAGAGAAGGAATTCAATTGTCCAGCGGTAATTCAAGCCACTTACTCTTTTGGATTCTCTGGGTGAGGCGTGTAAACCAGTCTTTCATCAACAGACACCAGGTTTGTGAGTGatagcttaaaagaaaaaaaaaaaacattaaccaGAATAAATTAGCAGTCTTTCCTAATTATTTTcagtaataatttttttttgtgctccACTAATAACGTGCAGAGACCTAACGTCCCTTTCATAGAACCTGGCACTATACATAACCGTACATCACTGTGGATAAGCTGACATTTTTACAAACATATTTTTGGTATAAAGTGGGGATGTCTGCTTATCCACAGATGATATACCAAAAGCGCGGCCCCGCCTATGCAGAGCTGGCGTTGGAGTGTGCTGACGAATGCATATCTACATGTCCTCGCTCCAGCTTGCATCCATGTGTCTATCCGGCAAACTCTTAACTTGCCATTAGAGTTCCAGGCTCTCTGTGGCAATGTAATCTTGGCGCTCTATGCCATCACTCCAGCCACGCCAGGATCATCAAGGAAACAGAACGCTGTTGATTCTTTTCCACAGCCAGGGGGTAAGCACATGCAAAAACTGTGGCTGCCTGTGAGGGGTAAGTTGTGCTGGTTCTGCAACCCCCACCTGGCCCACCGTCCAGTCACATTACCCAGACCACATCGACCTCAGTCACTCCATGTCTATCTGTGGGCTGCCAGCAAATCCCTATACTCAGGCAACAGGCACCAGTCTCTGCAGCAGCCAAAGATGTGACGCCAGCCATTGGAACACTAACCAGCCAGGTTACACCAAATTCCAAAAGGAGACTCTCTTTCACTG from Hyperolius riggenbachi isolate aHypRig1 chromosome 5, aHypRig1.pri, whole genome shotgun sequence encodes the following:
- the PRELID3A gene encoding PRELI domain containing protein 3A isoform X3, whose translation is MRKYPNPMNPCVVGVDVFDRSLDPQGRLHSHRLLSTEWRLPALVRAILGTSRTLTYIREHSVVDPVEKKMVLCSTNLSLTNLVSVDERLVYTPHPENPKETVLTQEAIITVKGVSLSSYLEGMMASTISSNARKVQESLDIGMLMATELIKILGKERPTEINISIIQPEY